The sequence TTCCACGTTTCCCTTTTTGAATTTCTCCATCTTGGGAAGGAGGAGAGGACTGAGACAATAAACTCCTCCATTGACATAGTGGGGAAGTAGGGGTTTCTCCACGAAAGAAACAATTTTCTTCCCCCTCAGGCGCAGGATCCCGTAAGGACTTCTCATCCTTACCGCCAAAAGGGAAGCTAGGGCCCCAGATTTCTTGAAGTCTTCCCACATCCCCTTAAAGTCCATCTCCATTACCACGTCCCCATTGCTCACTACCGCTTCCTTTCTGGCCTTCCTCATCCCAAGTCTAAGGGCGTTGAGGGTTCCAAGGGGCTTTCTTTCCACAACGTATTCCAGCTCCATTCCCTCCCAACTCCTTCCATATCTT comes from Candidatus Hadarchaeales archaeon and encodes:
- a CDS encoding nucleotidyltransferase family protein; the protein is MEAVGMILCGGYGKRLFPLTQAIPKVLLELKRGYTILDHQLSLYRKAGIRKVYLLAGYKAEEIEKRYGRSWEGMELEYVVERKPLGTLNALRLGMRKARKEAVVSNGDVVMEMDFKGMWEDFKKSGALASLLAVRMRSPYGILRLRGKKIVSFVEKPLLPHYVNGGVYCLSPLLLPKMEKFKKGNVEQTLFPELAREGKLRCYKAELPLWIPVDTFKDLEEARKKLEELRAV